Proteins encoded together in one Solanum lycopersicum chromosome 7, SLM_r2.1 window:
- the LOC138337564 gene encoding uncharacterized protein yields the protein MVAGRIDPNDPLYIGPSDASSAVLIPIKLTGPENYGVWSRSMRIALTGKRKIGFITGACSRSLYRDELHEQWETCNAIVLSWLMNSVSEDLLNGIVYATSAYVVWQDLKERFDKVNRMRIYQLYREINTISQGTDSVSSYYTKLKNLWGKFDALMPSPSCACPKSKEYADHLYQLRLIQFLSGLNESYEQAKRQILLKGVTPTIN from the coding sequence ATGGTGGCTGGAAGAATTGATCCAAATGATCCACTTTATATAGGTCCATCAGATGCTTCAAGTGCAGTTTTGATTCCTATCAAACTCACAGGACCTGAAAATTATGGAGTATGGAGTAGGTCCATGAGAATTGCTTTAACAGGGAAGAGGAAAATTGGATTCATTACGGGAGCTTGCAGCAGATCTCTGTATCGAGATGAGTTACATGAACAATGGGAAACATGTAACGCAATTGTGCTATCTTGGTTGATGAATTCAGTTAGTGAAGATCTTCTAAATGGAATAGTATATGCTACCAGTGCTTATGTAGTTTGGCAAGACTTGAAAGAGAGGTTTGACAAGGTTAATAGAATGAGAATCTATCAATTGTACAGGGAGATCAACACGATCTCACAAGGTACTGATTCTGTTTCATCATACTACACAAAACTGAAGAACTTGTGGGGGAAATTTGATGCACTTATGCCATCTCCTAGCTGTGcttgtccaaaatccaaagaatatGCTGATCATCTGTACCAGCTTAGGCTAATTCAGTTTCTTAGTGGGTTGAATGAGTCGTATGAACAGGCTAAGAGGCAAATCTTGCTAAAAGGTGTTACTCCTACCATTAATTAA
- the LOC101254712 gene encoding large ribosomal subunit protein uL4c: protein MATSSSLSFFSSTIFFSNSNTLHSSKQQQQKQLIFKPKQQQFSIRSEAAAATIPILSFDGTEVGSTTLNLKSAPLDTARAVVHRGLTTDLRNQRRGTASTLTRAQVRGGGIKPYPQKKTGRARRGSNRTPLRPGGGVVFGPKPKDWSVKINKKEKRLAISTALSSATQNAIVVEEFDDKFEKPKTKEFIDLMRRWGLDPKEKSLFLMTEVSDNVILSSRNISTLKMLTPRTLNLFDILDSEKLVFTKSAVEFLNERYGNDDDDDDDWEVVDEEEEDGGEVEESAESSE, encoded by the exons ATGgctacttcttcttctttatctttcttttcttccacCATTTTCTTCTCTAACTCCAACACCCTTCACTCCTCAAAGCAGCAGCAGCAGAAACAACTCATTTTCAAACCCAAACAACAACAATTCTCCATCCGTTCAGAGGCCGCCGCCGCCACTATTCCAATTCTGTCCTTTGATGGTACCGAAGTGGGCTCCACCACTCTCAACTTAAAATCCGCCCCTCTTGATACCGCACGCGCCGTCGTTCATCGTGGGCTTACCACTGACCTGCGCAACCAACGTCGCGGTACTGCTTCCACCCTTACCCGAGCCCAAGTACGGGGTGGTGGTATCAAACCATACCCACAAAAGAAAACGGGTCGAGCTCGACGTGGGTCGAACCGAACTCCTTTACGACCAGGTGGTGGGGTTGTGTTTGGGCCGAAACCTAAGGATTGGTCAGTTAAGAttaacaaaaaggaaaagagactCGCGATTTCTACTGCGCTTTCGAGTGCTACACAGAATGCCATTGTTGTGGAAGAGTTTGATGATAAGTTTGAGAAACCGAAGACTAAGGAGTTCATTGATTTGATGAGAAGATGGGGATTGGACCCAAAAGAGAAATCTTTGTTTTTGATGACGGAAGTTTCAGACAATGTGATTCTCTCCAGCAGAAACATTAGCACATTGAAGATGTTGACACCCAGAACTTTGAATCTTTTCGACATATTGGATTCTGAGAAGCTGGTTTTCACTAAATCAGCTGTGGAGTTCTTGAATGAACGATACggaaatgatgatgatgatgatgatgactgGGAGGTGGTGgacgaggaagaagaagatg GTGGCGAGGTGGAGGAGAGTGCTGAAAGTTCTGAGTAA